A window of Nomascus leucogenys isolate Asia chromosome X, Asia_NLE_v1, whole genome shotgun sequence contains these coding sequences:
- the PRRG3 gene encoding transmembrane gamma-carboxyglutamic acid protein 3 isoform X1 produces the protein MSFDQKPGVLPAHSALFPCIIMLQLLGWAWFEGASGHLPTPGLSRALSSVFLEAKDAHSVLKRFPRANEFLEELRQGTIERECMEEICSYEEVKEVFENKEKTMEFWKGYPNAVYSVRDPSQSSDAMYVVVPLLGVALLIVIALFIIWRCQLQKATRHHPSYAQNRYLASRAGHTLPRVMVYRGTVHSQGEPSGHREAASSPQVVLGPSRGARTTVRLESTLYLPELSLSRLSSTTPPPSYEEVTAPQESSSEEASVSYSDPPPKYEEIVAANPGADK, from the exons ATGTCCTTTGATCAGAAGCCTGGTGTCTTGCCTGCTCACTCGGCCTTGTTTCCCTGCATAATTATGCTTCAGTTGCTGGGCTGGGCCTGGTTTGAAGGAGCCTCTGGGCATCTCCCCACTCCAGGCCTCAGTAGGGCTCTCTCTTCAGTGTTTCTGGAGGCCAAGGATGCCCATTCGGTCCTGAAACGATTCCCTCGTGCCAATGAGTTCCTGGAGGAGCTGCGCCAGGGCACCATCGAGCGAGAGTGCATGGAGGAGATCTGCAGCTACGAGGAGGTCAAGGAAGTGtttgagaacaaagagaaaacg ATGGAGTTCTGGAAGGGGTACCCAAATGCAGTCTACTCAGTTCGAGACCCCTCGCAGAGCTCAGATGCCATGTACGTGGTGGTACCCCTTCTGGGGGTGGCATTGCTGATTGTCATCGCCTTGTTCATCATCTGGAGGTGCCAGCTGCAGAAAGCGACCCGTCACCACCCCTCCTATGCTCAGAACCGGTACCTAGCCAGTCGCGCCGGGCACACCCTCCCCCGGGTCATGGTGTACCGGGGTACTGTGCATAGCCAAGGGGAGCCTTCTGGGCACCGAGAGGCAGCGAGCAGCCCCCAGGTGGTGCTGGGGCCCAGTCGGGGGGCCAGGACCACAGTCCGGCTCGAGAGCACCCTCTACCTCCCTGAGCTCTCTCTCTCCAGACTGTCCAGCACCACCCCTCCCCCCTCCTACGAGGAGGTGACTGCGCCCCAAGAGAGCAGCAGTGAGGAGGCCAGCGTGTCTTACAGCGACCCACCCCCAAAGTACGAGGAGATAGTGGCCGCCAACCCTGGCGCTGACAAGTAG
- the PRRG3 gene encoding transmembrane gamma-carboxyglutamic acid protein 3 isoform X2: protein MAVFLEAKDAHSVLKRFPRANEFLEELRQGTIERECMEEICSYEEVKEVFENKEKTMEFWKGYPNAVYSVRDPSQSSDAMYVVVPLLGVALLIVIALFIIWRCQLQKATRHHPSYAQNRYLASRAGHTLPRVMVYRGTVHSQGEPSGHREAASSPQVVLGPSRGARTTVRLESTLYLPELSLSRLSSTTPPPSYEEVTAPQESSSEEASVSYSDPPPKYEEIVAANPGADK, encoded by the exons ATGGCAG TGTTTCTGGAGGCCAAGGATGCCCATTCGGTCCTGAAACGATTCCCTCGTGCCAATGAGTTCCTGGAGGAGCTGCGCCAGGGCACCATCGAGCGAGAGTGCATGGAGGAGATCTGCAGCTACGAGGAGGTCAAGGAAGTGtttgagaacaaagagaaaacg ATGGAGTTCTGGAAGGGGTACCCAAATGCAGTCTACTCAGTTCGAGACCCCTCGCAGAGCTCAGATGCCATGTACGTGGTGGTACCCCTTCTGGGGGTGGCATTGCTGATTGTCATCGCCTTGTTCATCATCTGGAGGTGCCAGCTGCAGAAAGCGACCCGTCACCACCCCTCCTATGCTCAGAACCGGTACCTAGCCAGTCGCGCCGGGCACACCCTCCCCCGGGTCATGGTGTACCGGGGTACTGTGCATAGCCAAGGGGAGCCTTCTGGGCACCGAGAGGCAGCGAGCAGCCCCCAGGTGGTGCTGGGGCCCAGTCGGGGGGCCAGGACCACAGTCCGGCTCGAGAGCACCCTCTACCTCCCTGAGCTCTCTCTCTCCAGACTGTCCAGCACCACCCCTCCCCCCTCCTACGAGGAGGTGACTGCGCCCCAAGAGAGCAGCAGTGAGGAGGCCAGCGTGTCTTACAGCGACCCACCCCCAAAGTACGAGGAGATAGTGGCCGCCAACCCTGGCGCTGACAAGTAG